The following are encoded together in the Lathyrus oleraceus cultivar Zhongwan6 chromosome 3, CAAS_Psat_ZW6_1.0, whole genome shotgun sequence genome:
- the LOC127131651 gene encoding uncharacterized protein LOC127131651: MDPSSRKITFIFRYKSPDLGTLKVLLSRGTSLKDNKFRTTFGNIIDLLTEKVDYGVITALAQYYDAPLRCFTFPDFQISQTLEDIERLLNRPIKEYNPFPKLKEGFCLPELSTALGINANELVANWGSKGAANGLTQKFLEAHAWKMIQEERPDFSSTTLALLIHGFVLFPNIDKFADPLAVEVFLPNNPVPFLLADFDHTFHTKHEKKGGTFLCCDPLLHLWMRIRMPQHEPFAYRNLSWLQEFSSLSASSILWNKREWEMKDVIARYGGFPNVPLIGTYGCINYNPVLLKRKLGYIMLNPPKDRDLITFIVNTVDPLNSTVKRVRGA, encoded by the coding sequence ATGGATCCCTCATCAAGGAAAATCACTTTCATATTCAGATACAAGAGTCCAGATCTTGGCACTTTGAAGGTCCTTTTATCTAGAGGAACATCCCTCAAGGACAACAAATTCAGAACTACCTTCGGTAACATTATAGACCTCTTGACAGAAAAGGTTGACTATGGTGTAATCACCGCATTAGCTCAATATTATGACGCCCCTTTAAGATGCTTTACCTTCCCTGACTTCCAAATCTCCCAAACTCTGGAAGACATTGAGAGACTTCTCAATCGACCGATAAAGGAATATAACCCCTTCCCCAAGTTGAAAGAAGGATTTTGTTTGCCTGAGCTTTCTACCGCCTTGGGTATCAACGCCAACGAACTTGTGGCTAATTGGGGATCTAAAGGTGCCGCCAATGGTTTAACTCAGAAATTCCTCGAAGCCCATGCTTGGAAGATGATTCAGGAAGAAAGGCCAGATTTCAGTAGCACGACATTAGCACTCTTGATACATGGATTTGTTTTATTCCCTAATATAGACAAATTCGCGGACCCTTTGGCGGTGGAAGTCTTCCTACCTAATAACCCGGTGCCATTCCTGCTCGCCGACTTCGATCACACCTTCCATACAAAGCATGAGAAGAAAGGAGGGACCTTTCTCTGTTGTGATCCTCTATTGCACTTATGGATGAGGATTCGTATGCCTCAACATGAACCTTTTGCTTATAGAAACTTGTCATGGCTCCAAGAGTTTTCATCTCTCTCAGCTAGTTCAATCCTTTGGAACAAGAGAGAATGGGAAATGAAGGATGTCATTGCAAGATATGGAGGGTTCCCGAATGTCCCCTTAATAGGAACATATGGTTGTATCAATTACAACCCCGTGCTACTCAAGAGAAAATTGGGATATATCATGTTGAATCCTCCCAAGGATAGAGACCTCATAACTTTCATCGTCAATACCGTGGATCCACTCAATTCAACCGTGAAGAGAGTGCGAGGGGCTTGA